The Alphaproteobacteria bacterium genome segment GAATCCTGCTACACTAATGAGCAATAGAGAGGTAATGGCAAATGCCATGCTGTTATAAAGCACATAGCGCTCTGCCGTGATGTTAAACGCACTGCGCGCCATACGATCCCGCAGTCGGTTGGCTATGGCACGCTGTCCCAAAAAGCGACTCATTAACGGCAGGGATTTGTCTCCTTCCTCACGCCGCAGCGTTTTGGTTTTTTCTTCTTTTATTTTGCTTTCATAGGTTGTCTTGTTTTTTACGCGTTGCTTTAACTTAGCCGCACGATTGCGGAGTTTTTGCTCTGGCGAAAATAAATTGATAATAATGGGGGCGGCAACCATCAAGCATAATGCAATTGCGCCATATATGACATATTCGATGGGTAGGCCAAATAAGCTGGGGGCGGACGCTGCCATTACAACGTCTCCAATAGTGCTTGTTCCAGCCCATAATAGGCGGCGCGCTCGGTAAAGTGCGGACGCAATCCGGTCGATTTAAACTCTCCCAGCAACGTGCCATGTTCATCTTCGCCCTGATATTCATAATGATAAAGATCCTGAGTGACGATAACTTCGCCTTCCATACCCACAATTTCTGATACATGGGTAATGCGACGCATACCATCGCGCATACGGCTGATTTGTACAATCATGTTTACGGCACTTGAAATTTGTGTGCGCAGGGCTTTGCTAGGCAGGTTAGATGCTCCCATTCCCACCATATTTTCTAATCGGGTGAGTGCTTCGCGTGGGTTGTTTGCGTGGAGCGTACCCATAGAGCCGTCATGTCCGGTGTTCATTGCCTGCAGCAAATCCAGCGCTTCGGCACCACGTACCTCGCCCAGAATAATACGATCGGGGCGCATACGCAGGGAATTTTTCACCAAATCGCGCATGCTTATTTCGCCCTGTCCTTCAAGGTTGGGAGGGCGGGTTTCCAAAGGCACCACATGGGGCTGTTGCAATTGCAGCTCGGCCGCATCTTCAATAGTTACTACGCGTTCACCATGATCAATCATTTGCGACAGGGCGTTGAGCAAAGTCGTTTTGCCCGACCCCGTACCACCGGATATAATAATATTCAGGCGGCAGGCGGCAGCAATTTTCAGTAATTTACATAGCTTATCCGACACATTGTTCTGACTTGCCATGACATCGAGTGTAATTTTCTTTTCCGAAAATTTACGGATGGATATGGTTGTGCCTTTAAGCGAAAGTGGCGGGGCGATAACGTTTACACGGCTACCATCAGGCAGGCGCGCATCGCAAATGGGGCTGGATTCATCTACCCGTCTGCCCACGCCGGTTACAATGCGCGTGGCAACCGACATTACATGCTCCTCGTCGCGGAACACCACGTCGGTAAGGGTAAGTTTTCCTTTGGCTTCCACATAAACCTGATCGGGGCCATTGACCATAATATCGGTTATAGTGGAATCTTTTAACAGTGGTTC includes the following:
- the tadA gene encoding Flp pilus assembly complex ATPase component TadA, with protein sequence MFGRRDSNSTPLPPENPEKTAVAEKAQFSADEEAIKTETAPAEAHTEAASTAETAPESPPKKSPSLANKKAEARLASQSQEDQNETPKKTATPTNDLEGSKLKIYGLLMEQIDIGTASRLPREELKQQIQDLIGEIVMEQRLPITQSEQMLLSNQILDDMLGFGPLEPLLKDSTITDIMVNGPDQVYVEAKGKLTLTDVVFRDEEHVMSVATRIVTGVGRRVDESSPICDARLPDGSRVNVIAPPLSLKGTTISIRKFSEKKITLDVMASQNNVSDKLCKLLKIAAACRLNIIISGGTGSGKTTLLNALSQMIDHGERVVTIEDAAELQLQQPHVVPLETRPPNLEGQGEISMRDLVKNSLRMRPDRIILGEVRGAEALDLLQAMNTGHDGSMGTLHANNPREALTRLENMVGMGASNLPSKALRTQISSAVNMIVQISRMRDGMRRITHVSEIVGMEGEVIVTQDLYHYEYQGEDEHGTLLGEFKSTGLRPHFTERAAYYGLEQALLETL